Proteins found in one Pseudorasbora parva isolate DD20220531a chromosome 11, ASM2467924v1, whole genome shotgun sequence genomic segment:
- the itln3 gene encoding LOW QUALITY PROTEIN: intelectin 3 (The sequence of the model RefSeq protein was modified relative to this genomic sequence to represent the inferred CDS: deleted 1 base in 1 codon): MLNTVFFLMCLLHLQHTVLGTPVTPKPIIINGSYVNPELGKYHARLRSLARSCLEIREKNPAAQDGMYILTTASGSYYQAFCDMSSAGGGWTLVASVHENNIKGRCSVGDRWSSQQGNDQSQPEGDGAWANTATFGSAEGSTSDDYKNPGYYDISARDVSVWHIPNNQQLENWTSSAILRYHTESQFLSEHGGNLYHLFKKYPVRFGAGQCQSDVGAVSPVVYDTGDKDSTAVLYGPSTQDEFESGFITFRVFNADRAALALCSGVRPTQCNPQHYCIGGGGFFPQRDQCGDFTALDLSDTKREASKLLTESAVLLFYR, encoded by the exons ATGCTCAACACCGTCTTCTTCCTCATGTGCCTTCTGCACTTACAGCACACGG TATTGGGAACCCCGGTCACCCCTAAACCGATCATTATCAATGGCTCATATGTCAACCCAGAGCTGGGCAAATATCACGCCAGATTGAGGAGTCTCGCTCGCAGCTGCCTGGAGATCAGAGAGAAGAATCCGGCCGCGCAGG ATGGCATGTATATCCTGACCACAGCGAGCGGCTCTTATTACCAGGCGTTCTGTGACATGAGTTCGGCCGGCGGTGGGTGGACTTTAGTGGCCAGCGTCCATGAGAACAACATTAAAGGCCGGTGCTCCGTCGGTGACCGCTGGTCCAGCCAGCAGGGGAATGACCAGAGCCAGCCTGAAGGAGACGGGGCGTGGGCCAACACCGCCACATTCGGCTCCGCGGAGGGCTCCACGAGTGACGACTACAAG AATCCTGGCTACTACGACATCTCTGCGCGAGACGTGTCGGTGTGGCACATCCCAAATAACCAGCAGCTGGAAAACTGGACATCTTCTGCCATCCTGCGCTACCATACGGAGAGCCAATTCCTGAGCGAGCACGGCGGAAACCTCTACCACTTATTCAag AAGTACCCGGTGCGGTTTGGAGCTGGTCAGTGTCAGAGCGATGTGGGAGCAGTCAGTCCAGTGGTGTATGATACTGGAGATAAAGACTCAACTGCAGTCTTATACGGGCCATCTACTCAAG acGAGTTTGAGTCCGGCTTCATCACGTTCAGAGTGTTTAACGCTGATCGAGCCGCCCTGGCCCTGTGCTCCGGAGTCAGACCGACTCAATGCAACCCTCAGCAC tATTGTATC GGTGGAGGAGGGTTTTTCCCGCAGCGTGACCAGTGTGGAGACTTCACCGCTCTGGACCTGAGCGACACAAAGAGAGAAGCGTCCAAACTGCTCACCGAGTCAGCCGTACTGCTCTTCTAtcgctaa